From a region of the Panicum virgatum strain AP13 chromosome 2K, P.virgatum_v5, whole genome shotgun sequence genome:
- the LOC120685578 gene encoding myb-related protein Hv1-like — protein sequence MGRSPCCEKAHTNKGAWTKEEDDRLVAYIKAHGEGCWRSLPKAAGLLRCGKSCRLRWINYLRPDLKRGNFTEEEDELIIKLHSLLGNKWSLIAGRLPGRTDNEIKNYWNTHIRRKLLSRGIDPVSHRPINEHASNITISFEAAAAAREEKGAVFRLEEPKAAAAIGRDQNPGGDWGHGKPLKCPDLNLDLCISPPCQEEPLKPVKREAGLCFSCSLGLPKSAECKCSSFLGLRTAMLDFRSLEMK from the exons atgggGAGGTCGCCGTGCTGCGAGAAGGCGCACACCAACAAGGGCGCGTGGACCAAGGAGGAGGACGACCGGCTCGTGGCGTACATCAAGGCGCACGGCGAGGGGTGCTGGCGCTCGCTGCCCAAGGCCGCCGGCCTGCTCCGCTGCGGCAAGAGCTGCCGCCTCCGGTGGATCAACTACCTCCGGCCCGACCTCAAGCGCGGCAACTtcacggaggaggaggacgagctcaTCATCAAGCTCCACAGCCTCCTCGGCAACAA atggtccCTGAtcgccgggaggctgccggggagGACGGACAACGAGATCAAGAACTACTGGAACACGCACATCCGGAGGAAGCTGCTGAGCCGGGGGATCGACCCGGTGTCCCACCGGCCGATCAACGAGCACGCGTCCAACATAACCATATCcttcgaggcggcggcggcggcgcgcgaggaGAAGGGCGCCGTGTTCCGGCTTGAGGAGCcgaaggcggcagcggcgatcgGCCGCGACCAGAACCCCGGCGGCGACTGGGGCCACGGGAAGCCGCTCAAGTGCCCCGACCTGAACCTGGACCTCTGCATCAGCCCGCCGTGCCAGGAGGAGCCCCTGAAGCCGGTGAAGCGGGAGGCCGGGCTCTGCTTCAGCTGCAGCCTGGGGCTCCCCAAGAGCGCCGAGTGCAAGTGCAGCAGCTTCCTGGGGCTCCGGACCGC